A stretch of the Gloeocapsa sp. PCC 73106 genome encodes the following:
- a CDS encoding DUF6883 domain-containing protein produces MKLPYRDSIRREQLVEKLTTYALNFEHKDGKHKARLFKAKLGITVNNQETLITAIFEAVNTQHASYTTTSQHGKQYVIDFIMETQVGTSKIRSAWIIPLEENYPRLTTIYPI; encoded by the coding sequence ATGAAATTGCCTTATCGAGATAGCATTCGACGGGAGCAACTTGTTGAGAAATTGACTACTTATGCTCTTAATTTTGAACACAAGGATGGCAAACACAAAGCACGTCTCTTTAAGGCTAAATTGGGTATCACTGTGAATAATCAAGAAACACTAATCACAGCCATTTTTGAAGCAGTTAACACTCAACACGCAAGTTACACTACCACCAGTCAACATGGAAAACAATATGTGATTGATTTTATAATGGAGACTCAGGTAGGAACATCAAAAATTAGAAGTGCTTGGATTATACCCTTGGAAGAAAATTATCCTAGATTAACCACCATTTATCCTATCTGA